A single window of Streptomyces sudanensis DNA harbors:
- a CDS encoding helix-turn-helix domain-containing protein, translated as MRATGTSQSEAARRVGVNERTARDWDWGVKKTATTRTYVDGRRVDYATGTATMCGVTTASVGLTALDKQLHPRFLTLAEREQIRDLRAAGHSLRAIGRALGRPASTIKREIDANAGREGYQPYAAHRAAAARRPRPKDRKLLREGRLRRFVQDALRKRWSPEQICHALRMEHPDDESMRVSVETVYQALYFQARGGLKREVQAAIRSGRTRRKP; from the coding sequence CTGCGCGCCACGGGCACCTCGCAGTCCGAGGCCGCCCGGCGCGTCGGGGTGAACGAGCGCACGGCCAGGGACTGGGACTGGGGCGTCAAGAAGACCGCAACGACCAGGACGTATGTCGACGGCCGCCGTGTCGACTACGCGACGGGGACCGCCACGATGTGCGGTGTGACCACAGCATCAGTGGGTCTGACGGCCCTGGACAAGCAGTTGCATCCCCGGTTCTTGACTCTGGCCGAGCGCGAGCAGATCCGTGATCTACGTGCGGCAGGCCACTCGCTGCGGGCGATCGGACGCGCCCTGGGCCGGCCGGCCAGCACCATCAAGCGGGAGATCGACGCGAACGCCGGCCGCGAGGGCTACCAGCCCTACGCCGCCCACCGGGCCGCCGCAGCGCGCAGGCCCCGGCCCAAGGACCGCAAACTGCTGCGCGAGGGACGGCTGCGCCGCTTCGTCCAGGACGCACTGCGCAAGAGGTGGTCGCCGGAGCAGATCTGCCACGCTCTGAGGATGGAGCATCCCGACGACGAGAGCATGCGGGTGAGCGTGGAGACGGTCTACCAGGCGCTGTATTTCCAGGCCCGCGGCGGCCTGAAGCGGGAAGTGCAGGCCGCGATCCGTTCCGGCCGCACCCGCCGCAAACC
- a CDS encoding acyltransferase codes for MNYRVQPTAQVDETAEIGAGSSVWELAQIRENARLGEGCVVGRGAYVGSGVRIGDNVKLQNYALVYEPAELGDGVFVGPAVVLTNDHNPRSVDPEGKLKRGGDWEAVGVKVGEGASLGARSVCVAPVRVGRWAMVAAGAVVTRDVPDFALVVGVPARRIGWVGRSGVRLVERAGEEGVWECPQTGALYREKDGVLTEDGR; via the coding sequence GTGAACTACAGGGTCCAGCCCACCGCCCAGGTCGACGAGACCGCCGAGATCGGGGCCGGGAGCAGCGTCTGGGAGCTCGCGCAGATCCGGGAGAACGCCCGCCTCGGGGAGGGCTGCGTCGTCGGGCGCGGCGCGTACGTCGGCAGCGGGGTCAGGATCGGCGACAACGTCAAGCTGCAGAACTACGCGCTCGTCTACGAGCCCGCCGAGCTGGGCGACGGCGTGTTCGTCGGTCCCGCCGTGGTGCTCACCAACGACCACAACCCGCGTTCCGTCGATCCCGAGGGCAAGCTGAAGCGGGGCGGCGACTGGGAGGCCGTCGGCGTCAAGGTCGGCGAGGGCGCCTCGCTGGGCGCGCGGTCCGTGTGCGTGGCGCCGGTGCGCGTCGGGCGCTGGGCGATGGTCGCCGCGGGTGCCGTCGTCACGCGGGACGTGCCGGACTTCGCGCTCGTCGTGGGTGTCCCGGCGCGGCGGATCGGCTGGGTCGGCAGGTCCGGTGTCCGGCTCGTCGAGCGGGCCGGCGAGGAGGGCGTGTGGGAGTGCCCGCAGACCGGCGCCCTGTACCGGGAGAAGGACGGCGTCCTCACCGAGGACGGGCGCTGA
- a CDS encoding glycosyltransferase family 4 protein, with amino-acid sequence MNSHVLYLALGTYRVRATREQVKELASSGSRVSLVVLDAPEWREALEELGRLDGVSVLRVTPDKNGTAWGSAKRLAAARSGPFATADTVIAGDAQALPVAWIAKRRRPGVALMLEPYGAGRVVEPADLAVLTPWYPSPNNPYAGSFVQAATAAVAGNYDRVTVFHTEDWSGRGSAALSDAIRVTTDRLRERNALGHVVDTDEATVVRVPVPITSRKNYAPWVEAQVKALRSALPGGRIEAPVVHAHTGIYGGVLATRLARPDARVVVTEHASFLERVFAQAPAADLYEQVLERADAFLCVSAALREQVLRRFPQYADKVGVVPNPVSLDRFTPGPERSPELLRWLYLGRLVEPKGVKELLEAFALVAAEEPRATLTMVGHGTAEEELRARGAELGLGERFRILPPVAPEAVGPLMHGYDLLVHASRRETFGMTIVEAIASGLPVLTTRSGGPQETLRGIETLAGALMDVSDDPRVIVDAYRELRDRAGALDLPAAREVLESRIGCEAVGKRLVEVYGGAMPPVPDPEPETEPEAVDGAGAEAAGDAEPAGTQAPAEVEPAGSAEPAGSAPAVRPDEPVGRAVVLALPPAKPRRIVDFANHLVGKGVEVTLVTAQSPALWEGLRLDPDVPVVSIQDAEKKLHIPRAERFLVYRAPRAVLRRARRLAAKNREAIGPELAVATVQRAHTKVANAFHKKVFNRGYREVRPQLFARIAKQRVLPELRLDMVDTVFVSDINSTVTGWKWAKSHPHLKVTASLDRTAYDPE; translated from the coding sequence ATGAACAGCCACGTGCTCTATCTCGCGCTTGGCACATACCGAGTACGGGCGACACGCGAGCAGGTGAAGGAGCTCGCCTCCTCGGGGTCCCGGGTCTCCCTGGTCGTGCTGGACGCCCCCGAGTGGCGTGAGGCGCTGGAGGAGCTGGGCCGACTGGACGGTGTGAGCGTACTGCGCGTCACCCCGGACAAGAACGGCACGGCCTGGGGCTCCGCCAAGAGGCTGGCCGCCGCCAGGTCGGGGCCGTTCGCCACGGCCGACACGGTGATCGCGGGCGACGCGCAGGCGCTGCCCGTGGCGTGGATCGCCAAGCGCCGCCGGCCGGGCGTCGCGCTGATGCTGGAGCCGTACGGCGCGGGCCGCGTCGTGGAGCCGGCCGACCTGGCCGTCCTCACCCCGTGGTACCCGTCGCCGAACAACCCGTACGCCGGATCGTTCGTGCAGGCGGCGACGGCCGCCGTCGCGGGGAACTACGACCGCGTCACCGTCTTCCACACCGAGGACTGGTCCGGCCGCGGGTCCGCCGCGCTCAGCGACGCCATCCGGGTGACCACCGACCGCCTGCGGGAACGCAACGCCCTCGGTCACGTCGTGGACACCGACGAGGCGACCGTCGTGCGCGTCCCCGTGCCGATCACCTCCCGCAAGAACTACGCCCCCTGGGTCGAGGCGCAGGTCAAGGCGCTGCGCAGCGCCCTGCCCGGCGGGCGGATCGAGGCGCCGGTCGTCCACGCCCACACCGGCATCTACGGCGGTGTCCTGGCCACCCGGCTGGCCCGCCCCGACGCCCGCGTCGTGGTCACCGAGCACGCCTCGTTCCTGGAGCGGGTCTTCGCGCAGGCCCCCGCGGCGGACCTCTACGAGCAGGTGCTGGAGCGCGCCGACGCCTTCCTGTGCGTCAGCGCCGCACTGCGCGAGCAGGTCCTGAGGCGCTTCCCGCAGTACGCGGACAAGGTGGGCGTCGTGCCCAACCCGGTCTCCCTGGACCGCTTCACGCCGGGCCCGGAGCGCTCCCCGGAGCTGCTGCGCTGGCTGTACCTCGGCCGGCTCGTCGAGCCGAAGGGCGTCAAGGAGCTGCTGGAGGCGTTCGCGCTGGTCGCCGCGGAGGAGCCGCGCGCCACCCTCACGATGGTCGGGCACGGCACCGCCGAGGAGGAGCTGCGCGCACGCGGCGCCGAACTGGGCCTCGGGGAGCGCTTCCGCATACTCCCGCCGGTCGCCCCGGAGGCCGTGGGCCCGCTGATGCACGGGTACGACCTGCTCGTGCACGCCAGCAGGCGGGAGACCTTCGGGATGACGATCGTCGAGGCGATCGCGTCCGGCCTCCCCGTGCTCACGACCCGCAGCGGCGGCCCCCAGGAGACGCTGAGGGGCATCGAGACGCTGGCCGGTGCGCTCATGGACGTCAGCGACGACCCGCGGGTCATCGTCGACGCGTACCGGGAGCTGCGCGACCGCGCCGGCGCCCTGGACCTGCCGGCGGCCCGCGAGGTGCTGGAGAGCCGGATCGGCTGCGAGGCGGTCGGCAAGCGGCTCGTCGAGGTGTACGGGGGCGCGATGCCCCCCGTGCCGGACCCCGAGCCGGAGACCGAGCCGGAGGCCGTGGACGGGGCGGGCGCCGAGGCGGCCGGGGACGCCGAGCCCGCCGGGACGCAGGCGCCCGCCGAGGTCGAGCCCGCCGGATCCGCCGAGCCCGCCGGGTCCGCGCCCGCTGTCCGTCCGGACGAGCCGGTCGGGCGGGCCGTCGTCCTGGCGCTGCCCCCGGCCAAGCCGCGGCGGATCGTCGACTTCGCCAACCACCTCGTCGGGAAGGGCGTCGAGGTCACCCTCGTCACCGCCCAGTCGCCGGCCCTGTGGGAGGGGCTGCGCCTCGACCCGGACGTGCCCGTCGTCAGCATCCAGGACGCCGAGAAGAAGCTGCACATCCCGCGCGCCGAGCGGTTCCTCGTCTACCGCGCGCCCCGCGCCGTGCTGCGGCGGGCACGGCGGCTCGCCGCGAAGAACCGCGAGGCGATCGGCCCGGAGCTGGCCGTCGCGACCGTGCAGCGGGCCCACACGAAGGTCGCCAACGCCTTCCACAAGAAGGTCTTCAACCGGGGCTACCGGGAGGTCAGGCCGCAGCTGTTCGCCCGCATCGCCAAGCAGCGGGTGCTTCCGGAGCTGCGTCTGGACATGGTGGACACCGTGTTCGTCAGCGACATCAACTCCACGGTGACGGGCTGGAAGTGGGCCAAGTCCCACCCGCACCTGAAGGTGACGGCGAGCCTGGACCGCACCGCGTACGACCCGGAGTGA
- a CDS encoding glycosyltransferase, whose product MKNRSERRPRVLYLAFYFPPSRASGVYRARATANHLVEKGWDVTVCAAPLDFLYDVIGSVDEELSKTVDPRIRVERPSLNQYTWQHDLRDYSWLRRSFPLMAKRVYQLSQTKLFPERYSSWAWASVTRALKLHAKQRFDVVVATGNPFASFGAAWLFNKLTGVPYVMDYRDSWTLDLFHDEPAFPEGHIAWAWEKRMLDKASAAVFVNEALRGWHAERYPEVADRMMVVPNGWDADVLPETTGEPADERPAEEAAGQRRAPLKFTYLGTLTAKQPVEEMAEAFKIARRHPDLAGAELQIHGHLGFFKNSPGTLKARLGLQDGPRPEGVEDTGLRYCGPVSKTEVGRVYEEADVLVFLAGGGRYVTSGKIFEYMAFGHPIVSVHQPGIAAQDVLDGYPLWFNANSLDVEELAASMVAAGKAARDLTPEQRAEARRHADTYTREATLIPFEQRLRKIVEGR is encoded by the coding sequence ATGAAGAACCGTAGCGAACGGCGCCCCCGTGTGCTCTACCTGGCGTTCTACTTCCCCCCGTCGCGGGCGAGCGGCGTCTACCGCGCCCGGGCGACCGCCAACCACCTGGTGGAGAAGGGCTGGGACGTCACGGTCTGCGCCGCCCCGCTCGACTTCCTCTACGACGTGATCGGCTCCGTCGACGAGGAGCTGTCGAAGACCGTCGACCCGCGCATCCGCGTGGAGCGGCCGTCGCTCAACCAGTACACCTGGCAGCACGACCTGCGCGACTACAGCTGGCTGCGCCGCAGCTTCCCGCTGATGGCCAAGCGCGTCTACCAGCTCAGCCAGACGAAGCTGTTCCCCGAGCGGTACTCGTCCTGGGCGTGGGCGTCCGTGACGCGGGCGCTGAAGCTGCACGCCAAGCAGCGTTTCGACGTGGTCGTCGCCACCGGCAACCCGTTCGCCTCCTTCGGCGCCGCCTGGCTGTTCAACAAGCTGACCGGCGTCCCGTACGTCATGGACTACCGCGACTCGTGGACGCTGGACCTCTTCCACGACGAGCCGGCCTTCCCCGAGGGGCACATCGCCTGGGCGTGGGAGAAGCGCATGCTCGACAAGGCGTCGGCGGCCGTCTTCGTCAACGAGGCGCTGCGCGGCTGGCACGCCGAGCGCTACCCGGAGGTCGCCGACCGCATGATGGTCGTCCCCAACGGCTGGGACGCCGACGTGCTGCCGGAGACCACCGGGGAACCGGCGGACGAGCGGCCCGCCGAGGAGGCCGCCGGGCAGCGGCGCGCACCGCTGAAGTTCACCTACCTCGGCACGCTCACCGCGAAGCAGCCGGTGGAGGAGATGGCCGAGGCGTTCAAGATCGCCCGTCGCCATCCGGACCTGGCCGGCGCCGAACTGCAGATACACGGCCACCTCGGCTTCTTCAAGAACAGCCCCGGCACGCTGAAGGCCCGCCTCGGCCTCCAGGACGGCCCCCGCCCCGAGGGCGTGGAGGACACCGGCCTGCGCTACTGCGGGCCGGTCTCCAAGACCGAGGTCGGCAGGGTCTACGAGGAGGCCGACGTCCTGGTCTTCCTCGCGGGCGGCGGCAGGTACGTCACCTCCGGCAAGATCTTCGAGTACATGGCCTTCGGGCACCCGATCGTCTCCGTGCACCAGCCCGGCATCGCCGCGCAGGACGTCCTCGACGGCTACCCGCTGTGGTTCAACGCCAACAGCCTCGACGTCGAGGAGCTGGCGGCGTCGATGGTCGCCGCGGGCAAGGCGGCCCGCGACCTGACCCCGGAGCAGCGCGCGGAGGCGCGCCGGCACGCCGACACGTACACGCGTGAGGCGACGCTCATCCCGTTCGAGCAGCGGCTGCGGAAGATCGTCGAAGGCCGCTGA
- a CDS encoding glycosyltransferase family 4 protein, translating into MKQAASRDAAVVTPWYPTRELPFRGSFVQAMVAATAPGCDSFTVYHCDPWVAPMDAAATRAVEKANAKVMARAAHRVPTAGGAELISFPVTTPRGQDYGAQSRNHERQLRNLLGGKPIDADVVHAHVGLPSGWAALKNARPGAKVFVTEHASFLERVFQDPEAVELYDELLHGVTGFLVVGDKVTEVLERRFPHHADRILRIPNPISFDDPRPEPVKDLRSWLYLGSVTELKGVTWLVEAFAQCHAEDPSLTLTLVGEGPLRAPLTERVAELGLSGAVKLPGSIPHEQALELMRGHDLLVHPSRYETFGMTIVEGIAAGMPVLVTRCGGPEKTLAGIEDAAGELIDVEENAESISEGYRRLRARFLAGGLDLERAQAKLAADYGYEAVAQAHYRLWFPDSP; encoded by the coding sequence ATGAAGCAGGCAGCATCGAGGGATGCAGCCGTGGTCACGCCGTGGTATCCGACACGGGAGCTGCCTTTCCGGGGATCCTTCGTCCAGGCCATGGTGGCGGCCACCGCGCCCGGCTGCGACAGCTTCACCGTCTACCACTGCGACCCGTGGGTGGCCCCCATGGACGCGGCGGCGACGAGGGCGGTCGAGAAGGCCAACGCCAAGGTGATGGCCCGGGCCGCGCACCGCGTCCCCACCGCCGGCGGCGCCGAGCTGATCTCCTTCCCCGTCACCACCCCGCGCGGACAGGACTACGGCGCCCAGTCCCGCAACCACGAGCGCCAGCTCCGCAACCTCCTGGGCGGCAAGCCCATCGACGCGGACGTCGTCCACGCCCACGTCGGCCTGCCCAGCGGCTGGGCCGCCCTGAAGAACGCCCGTCCCGGCGCGAAGGTCTTCGTCACCGAGCACGCCTCCTTCCTGGAGCGGGTCTTCCAGGACCCGGAGGCGGTCGAGCTGTACGACGAGCTGCTGCACGGCGTCACCGGTTTCCTCGTCGTCGGCGACAAGGTCACCGAGGTGCTGGAGCGCCGGTTCCCGCACCACGCCGACAGGATCCTGCGCATCCCCAACCCGATCTCCTTCGACGACCCGCGCCCCGAGCCGGTGAAGGACCTGCGCAGCTGGCTGTACCTGGGCAGCGTGACCGAACTCAAGGGCGTCACCTGGCTGGTCGAGGCGTTCGCCCAGTGCCACGCGGAGGACCCGTCGCTCACCCTCACCCTCGTCGGCGAGGGCCCGCTGCGCGCCCCGCTCACCGAACGCGTCGCCGAGCTCGGCCTGAGCGGTGCCGTGAAGCTGCCCGGCTCCATCCCGCACGAGCAGGCGCTGGAGCTGATGCGCGGCCACGACCTGCTGGTCCACCCCAGCCGGTACGAGACGTTCGGCATGACCATCGTCGAGGGCATCGCCGCCGGCATGCCGGTCCTGGTCACCCGCTGCGGCGGACCCGAGAAGACCCTCGCCGGCATCGAGGACGCCGCGGGCGAACTCATCGACGTGGAGGAGAACGCGGAGTCGATCAGCGAGGGCTACCGGCGCCTGCGCGCCCGCTTCCTCGCCGGCGGACTGGACCTCGAACGCGCCCAGGCGAAGCTTGCCGCCGACTACGGCTACGAGGCCGTGGCCCAGGCGCACTACCGACTCTGGTTCCCCGACTCCCCGTGA